The following are from one region of the Salvia splendens isolate huo1 chromosome 2, SspV2, whole genome shotgun sequence genome:
- the LOC121780527 gene encoding uncharacterized protein LOC121780527, with amino-acid sequence MNWFRQITVVYLTKPGVHAQEGFHETASSHNFTVETLHNIRHFLSARATTGHFCPDMVTISRMVEEGLQISGEPQLMDYPPSQRSAMDVDVPIRQKAKRRTKQKTARGESSSQFVHNSDDDFVEPPPPSSALRGRYSISHTGGTGEDIGVSDVPASPPRSSVQEDLENAVVEDTPPSRIPRSTTSNIGKGIRRLFMRKRRDE; translated from the exons atgaattggtttcgccagatcactgtggtgtatttaaccaaacccggcgtgcatgctcaagagggattccacgaaacggcatcttctcataactttacg GTAGAGACGCTTCACAATATACGTCACTTTCTAAGTGCCCGAGCTACGACAGGACATTTTTGTCCGGATATGGtaaccatttcgaggatggttgaagaaggactgcagatatccggtgagcctcagctgatggactaccctccttcgcagcgctctgcaatggacgtggacgtacccataaggcaaaaggcaaaacgacgaaccaaACAGAAAACCGCccgcggagagtcgtcatctcagttcgtacacaactccgatgacgattttgtgGAACCACCTCCACCGAGCTCTGCACTTCGAGGCCGTTATTCTATCAGCCATACCGGTGGTACCGGAGAAGATATTGGCGTCAGTGATGTCCCcgcttctccaccgcggtcgtctgtgcaggaggatcttgagaacgctgttgttgaagatactcctccctcaaggATCCCTAGATCTACTACATCCAAtattgggaaggggatacggcgtctgtttatgcggaaacgGCGTGACGAATGA